In Candidatus Poribacteria bacterium, the genomic window CGCATTGTCCTTGGGATGCAAGCCGATACTGGGTTCATCAAGGACGTAGAGCATTCCCATTAATCCGGAGCCAATCTGCGTAGAGAGACGGATACGTTGCGATTCACCGCCAGAAAGGGTCGCGGAACGCCGATTGAGGTTGAGATAGTCGAGTCCGATGCCGAGGAGTAAGTTAATTCGGGCAACAAGCTCCTTGACGACCCGCTCTCCTGCTTCCCGCTGTTTTTCGGGCATATCTGTGATACTCAATAAGAAGTCTCGCAATTCTTCAAAGTGGAGTTCACCGACTTCGTGGATTGTCTGGCTCTCAATCGTAACGAGGAGTCGCTGTCTTTTGAGTTTCGCACCATCACAATCGGGACAGGTGCGTTCTACCATCACTTTTCGGAGATACTCTTCCATGCCGGAATGCGCCTCCCCGCGTTTTCGATAGTTTCGATAGTGCCTATCAATGCGGGTGGCGATTCCGTCAAAACGGATTTTTCGACCGAGGTGGCGTTTTTCGACGGGTCGCCCGCCTTCGGGTTGTAAGATGGGAAATTCTTCGCCGTGTGTGCCGTAATAGAGAATATCAACGACCTCTTCGGGCAAGTCAGCAAAAGGCATGTGCAAGTCAAAGTCGTAGTGCGCGGCGAGGCTGTACATTGTCCTGCCGTCCCATCGATCAGGATCGTAGTTAAAGGCTTGATGGACGAACGCGCCCTCGGCGATACTCCGGCTCTTGTCAGGGACCAATAAGTTCGGATGTACCTGTAAGTAAGTGCCGAGTCCGGAACAGGTTACACATGCGCCGGTCGGTTCATTAAAGGTGAAGTGGTGGGGTCCAAGTTCAGCCATGAGTACGCCGTGTTTCAGGCATCCGAAGTCCTCTAAAAGTTCTACGGCATCCGCTTCGGCATCATCAGGAAATTTGACATCAAACCGCATGAAACCTTCACCGACAAGCATGGCATGTTCAAGAGAGGCGAGAACCTGTCTGTCAATATCTTTTTTGATAAAGAATTTATCAACGATGACCTGTATGTCGTATTCGAGGTCGGGGTCGAGTTCGATTTCTTCGCTGATGTCGTGTTCAATCCCGTCAATTCTGACGTGTCTGCAGCCTTTCGTACGGATGTCGTCGAAGAGGTAATCATAATCCTCGCCGTAGATTTTAAAGACGGGTGCGTGAATCTCCACCTCGGAACCCTCTGGCAATGCAAGCAAACGCTCTAAGATTTGATGGTGTGAACGGATCGGAATTTCGGCTTCACAATACGGACAGTGGGCGACACCGATGGTTGCGAAGAGCATACGGAGGTAGTCCTGCAAATCGGTCATTGTGCCGACGGTGGAGCGCGGGTTCATGGTGATTGTTTTCTGTTCGATAGAGACAACAGGCGATAATCCGTCAATGAAATCGACATCGGGTTTTTTGAGCTGCGTGATAAAGCGTTTGGCGTACGTGGACATGGATTCGAGGAATCGGCGTTGTCCCTCGGCATAGACGGTGTCAAATGCTAACGAGGATTTACCGGAGCCGCTGATCCCTGTGACGACAACGAGTTGGTTCCGTGGGATTTCGACTTCAATATTTTGTAGATTGTTTTCGCGGGCACCTTTAACAGCGACGGTTTGTCTCATGTCTCCTCTCCATTATAGTTCTTGGTTCTTGGTCTTTGGTTCTTGGTATTCGGAGGACCCGCAAACTAACAGTTTGCGGTACAATAGAAGTGTCGAATATAATTACGGAATTCACTCTAATTTATAACGTTATTACATGTCGAATAGCAACGAATTATTTCAGCGCGCCTCATGCGTTGTTTAAGTCGGATTTACGTTAAAAATGTTACACTAAATGTTACACAACTTAACATTTGATAACCTGTTATCTAATCTGTAGAAAACTCAATGGCCGTAAGGGTTTATAGGCTTTTTTCTTTTGATTTTTTCGTGTGTGCAAAAAACGTAATTTGGCGAAAAGTGTAACATTTTGGCTATTGTGGGTTTTTCAAAATTAGCGTCAAACTTATTTTTAGTATAGTATAATTATACCATATTTTTGGATAGATGTCAAGTTTTTTTATGCATTTATATAGGGTCATTTTGAGTAGCCGTTAGCGATTAGCAGTCAGCCGTCAGGGGTTATAATACCAATTCTAATTGATAATTCCTCTTAAAAGGTTGACTATTTTTCAGCACTGCTCGGTGCGGTTAGAAACCGCACCTACCGGGTGTGGTGTGAGTGGGTTCGGTTAATGCGAGATAAACTTTTAGAAATGGTATTAGAATTAATTGGACACTCTGCACCGACGAGGTTAGGAAACCTCGCCAGCGACGAGAAGAACATGTGTATTTATTTTCAGGATCCACCAGAATCTATTCCCAGACTCTGGTAAACCTTAGCATTAATTAGACATTCAGCGAATCAACGTCAGAATGCGCGCGGGTGCGGTTAGAAACCGTGAAGAAATCCGCAGAAATACCCAAGCAAAAACACCCCAAGCAAAAACCCTACCGCTGAAGGAATGTGTCTATTCATATCACAGAAACGGATTGTTTGCGTCGAAGTAATATGAGGGTTCCTCTACGGAAACTTGGCTGTCCATTGTCAGACGGACGGGTGCGGAGAATTGTTCGATAATTTCCTTTTGCACGAGCCATTCGCACGCCATGCCAAGGGTGAGTTCGCGTTTGCCGAAATGTGTGTAGAGATCGGTGATCGTCCGCTCCTCACCGGATGCCTCTAAGAAGTCAAGCAACGGTTTGAATAGGAGCTGCAAATCGTCCTCCAAATACCGATCGACGCGTTCGAGTGCCTCGCGGAGCATAACTTCAGTTTTGGGTTTGTCTATGAGGTCAATGAAAACAGCGTTGAAAAAGTCTGGGTTGTGTTTGCGTGCTTGATAGATAACCTTGCGCCTGGGGGTTTCGCCGTGTTTGAGGACTTCAATACGTGCCAGATTCGTAATCGCGTATTTTAGGTAGAGAAAGGTATAATCGATGTCGTGTTTGAGGTGTAACCACTTCTCGGCTTTGGCGAGGATGCCTGTTACGTTAGCGGCAGTATTGAAAAGTTGGGACTGCTTATCTCTGTCCCCGACCTGCAGACAAGAAGGATCACCAACAGGAAAACTCACATCGCTGTCCACAGCAAAAAGGCTGTCTTTGGAAAAGAGGACACGACTCTCAGCAAGGATTGAATGGAGTCGGCTGCCTTGCAGTGTTCTGTCCAATAATTTCTTGTAATCGCTGCGGGTGTAGAGTTCGACCCGGAACGGGATGCCGTCTTCGATGAGTTGAAATTCTTTTCGCCTGAACTTTGTGCCGTCTCGGAGGATCAATGTTATGTGAACGGCAGTCTTCTCCCAGACGTTGTCTTGGGCGAGGTTGTTCGTGAGAACGGCAGCGAGGATGTAGCGGTCCCGTTCGAGTGTGTCTGTTAAATTATTTAGTGCGTTGTGAATCTGCGTGTGGATGTCTTCGCGATCGCGAGTGGAACTCGCTCCTACAGGATCAGAGGGATCGCGAGGATCGCGAGTGGAACTCGCTCCTACAAGGGTGCTGTCGTAGTAGTAGGCGGGTTCTTCGACGGCGATTTGGCTTTTGACTGTGAGATTTACGGGGGTTGCGACTTGTCTGATGATCCCTTTCCATGTGAGCCATTGGCACACAAGGTCGAGTGATTCTTCGTCAAATTCTGGTTCCTCTTCACTTTCACCGTGTGGATTGTGTCCCAAGTCGGCATTTAACTCGGTGCCAGTGCGGGGTGTCTTCTGCTCTTCAAGATAATCGAGAATGGGTTGGAAGATAAACTGGCGTTCATCAAGATAGGCGTTAACTGCATTAAGCGCGCCCTGAATAACAGATTCATTCTTTTCGCAGTTGATGAGATCGGTATAGACGCTGTTGAAGAAGTCAGGATTGTACTCAAGGGCGGGTTGGATGACCTCGCGTGCGGGGATTTGATTATTTAAAAGAACTTCTACCCGTGCCAATCCTTGGACTGCGTCAAGTATGGAGAGAAAAGCGGTGAGACAATCCTGATTGACGTAAAACTGTTTTTCGGCGTATAGCAGGCTTGGCAAGGTACTGGCGACAACGCTGAGAATTTGGAGCTGCTTATCGCGTTCGCCGATGCTGTTGCGGTCGGCGTTTTTATCATACCACTCCTCAATAGAGGCATCGCGCGAAAAGAGGAGCGTGCTGTGCGAGAAATAGGAGTGCATGAAAGACCCTTGTTGCGCGCGCTCTATGTTCTGTTTAAAAGCCTTTCGGGGTGTTATATTGGCGTGGATGTTGACACCGTTTTCGACGAGGGAGAAGAAGGATTGTGTGGGACGAATTGCGTCTCTGCCGATGAGTTCAACGTCAAGGTCGGACTTTTCCCAGACCTGCGCATAGGAAAAACTACCAGCGACAATCGCAGCGAGGATATAGGGATCCTTCTGAACTTTTTCGACGAGCGTATTCGCAGCCTCGCGATACTGTTCCTCAATGGCATCTTGGGATCGCATGGGATTCTCCTAACGTGAGTTTGATTTAAAGGTTATCCGCAAAGGATACAAACTAACAGTTTGTGCGACAACAAAATCCTGTTTATCGGTGCAGTTAGAAGCCAAATTCTGTTTTTTTACATTGGGGATTGTTTCTTGTTAATTATACTATAAATTTGTTAAGAAAGCAAATTATTTTTTGTTGTGCTGCGGAAAGGTGGAAGATTGGTATCTGAGGACCCGAAAATGGTTTTCTTGAGATAATTTCGGATATGTGATAATATGTTAGGACTTACGCAATTTTGACTGCAGTCCGTTCTGTGAGATGCGAATTTTCCGAAACCACAGCGTTCGCCTGCCACAAACTGGGAAGTTTGTGCTACAAAAGAGCAGCATGCGTAAGTCCTATATGTATAGCACGTACTACCTCTTGGTCGGGATTTGGAAATCACACCAACAAAAGATAAATGGAGGAATGCCCAATGAGATGGGTAAC contains:
- the uvrA gene encoding excinuclease ABC subunit UvrA, translating into MRQTVAVKGARENNLQNIEVEIPRNQLVVVTGISGSGKSSLAFDTVYAEGQRRFLESMSTYAKRFITQLKKPDVDFIDGLSPVVSIEQKTITMNPRSTVGTMTDLQDYLRMLFATIGVAHCPYCEAEIPIRSHHQILERLLALPEGSEVEIHAPVFKIYGEDYDYLFDDIRTKGCRHVRIDGIEHDISEEIELDPDLEYDIQVIVDKFFIKKDIDRQVLASLEHAMLVGEGFMRFDVKFPDDAEADAVELLEDFGCLKHGVLMAELGPHHFTFNEPTGACVTCSGLGTYLQVHPNLLVPDKSRSIAEGAFVHQAFNYDPDRWDGRTMYSLAAHYDFDLHMPFADLPEEVVDILYYGTHGEEFPILQPEGGRPVEKRHLGRKIRFDGIATRIDRHYRNYRKRGEAHSGMEEYLRKVMVERTCPDCDGAKLKRQRLLVTIESQTIHEVGELHFEELRDFLLSITDMPEKQREAGERVVKELVARINLLLGIGLDYLNLNRRSATLSGGESQRIRLSTQIGSGLMGMLYVLDEPSIGLHPKDNAKMIETLRKLRDIGNTVIVVEHDESTIRAADHIIELGPGPGVHGGHIVVQGDLETILDCTDSWTGLYMSGRREILLPEQRRDLNGKFLSITGARENNLRDIDIDIPLGVFICITGASGSGKSTLVNEILYKKLYALYHDSRTLYGAHDELEGHEHIDDVINIDQSPIGRSPRSNPATYIKFYDNIRKLFASTPLSAARGYTASRFSFNVKGGRCEECHGEGTITTQLHFMPDVEVVCPTCKGARYNEDTLDVTYNGRNISEILTMSIEEGVEFFADQRLIHHKLSVLNQLGMGYLQIGHPATILSGGEAQRIKLASELGKIKRGKHNLYILDEPTTGLHIADVQKLLDSLNRLVDTGHTVIVIEHHLDVIKTADYVIDLGPEGGHKGGEVLAQGTPEEIANAKASFTGQFLKDYLI